ACACGGAGAAGCAAGGCGAATTTCGCTTGCAGAGGCCAGACGACCAAGGAGGACGGTGAAAAACCTCCAAGAGAACGGAAAAAAGAGGAACACAGCAAAATAGGTTTATTGCAAAGACTGTAACCGCGCTATTAATAAATCTTATCTTAAAAATTATTTGCAGGTGCGCGTCCTTGGGATGATGCCACACAGTTACCGAGGCAGAAAACATTTTTCGACTGGAGGGTGGGCAGTGGCCCTTTAAGTCATGTCACAGACAAGTCTTTTGAGCCAGTGGTGCAACCGTGAAAGGGCGTGTTCTAAAGCCGGTGTGCGAGTTACTCCATATGTATATTGGAATCAGAAGGTGTTTGTGTTAGGTCTtaatttttctttgaaattcagTTTTCTTTTCCCAATATTTATTTCAAACATATTTGTTTCTCGAGTACTATTACCACTTCAAAAACTTCCAAAACAGTGACTCCTAATTCAAAATTTATGCATGGTGCATCCTAGTTCCGGCCGAATTAGTCATTGGGTCTGCACCAAACCCTCGCCAATCTCCCACTACGGTTATGTGCCATTTCCAGatgggcaacaacagcaacataaaAATCAAAATGCACAGACCTAAATTACACTAGGTTTGTACCTGAAGCCCTCTTGAGCCACGATGCAGTCTATTTTTGCTTTCATGACAGCctagtttttcttgcttttttatgTGAATAATTGATGGACATCAGTCTTTTGTATCCATTTGTAATCCTTTGTGATGAAAGCTCTTACTATGAGTAGCCTGGTTCTCTGCCACCTATCTTAAAGTACCAAGAGTACGGCTTTCCTTTTTGAAGTGAGCTGCAGCATAATGCAAGACACAATCTGTTGTTAGATAAGGGCGTTGAAACACTCATTTGTGAATACCATATAAACGCTTGTAAGGGGCGCACCCGTGTATGGGCAGCACCCAGTTTTCACCCAAGGAAATATTACCAAAAGTAATATCCGTCTAAGAGCTGCACCCAAACTTTTCACGACTTGAGCGGGAATAGCTTTTGAAATGCAcgcgccgtggcctccgcgatcagctccggctgcgagcaacggggcacttgatcgcggaggcaacgcatgcgcacaggagctttcaggtgccgcccacggatggcgccCGAAGCGGCGGCTTATCATCATCATGAGCTTTTTCCTCCGTTGCAAGCTGCTGCTATCCATATTGGCATCATTATCACCAGCTCCACCCTTTTGCGGCTgccaaaggcacgggagttgtggtagcgtgGTAGTCCACTGTTGCtgtggctttcgtgtgctgtcgccgagcgttgcagttttagcacgataaggcaagcaccttaatagctacatggctgaaagtttgctgtcgaacacagCAAGCGTGCGACGGGCAGggaattcgacgtggccgagaagtgcgtccaacaatggtgcaaccaaaaggactcactgaggaacacaagctgcaaaaagcgcgttttccaaggcaagccgtgcaagtttcctgaactggaagAAAGGCTGATCTGCTcagtgatggaagcgcggaacggctacgcgttgacagcggaAATGTTGCGCTACTGGTGGGACgagcgtgcaccagagcacagtACCAGCTCGGAGTCGGAATACTCTCGAGAGTGAGGATTGAACATAGAATAAATACCGCTCATTCCCTGATTGTTGCGTTTTTACTATTAAAAATTCTTTTTCGCACACTGCGCGTATGGGCCGCatcccgaaaattggccctcaagtctggaaaaaagtgcggcccttacacgcgtttatacggtaaatTTTTTGCAAAGCAATAAAGGATTTGGTCGCACCTCATACCTTCATGTCTttatttcattgctttttttttacagttcatAGATTTCTTGAATACTGACTGGGTATGCTTTGTTAAACTGTCGTTTCCTTCACTATCCTTGTTTGTGCATTTCTTTTAGGGTGTAAGTTTCTTTATGCACTGTTATGTTCATATttgttgtgttctttttttctgctgtaaTCTTATTTTTAAGGTGTACAGTAGTAGTTCAATCTTGATTATATAAAAAGCATCTGCTGCTCTCCTTACAGTGTTCTCCTTGTACTTTTTAATGAAATGTCCCATAGCTGTTACACTGTGGAACCCTTATCAGTGCATCTTAAGAAATGTGTGTATGACTGGTACGCCATAATTTCAATAAACAAAGAGGTACCTTGTGGTAACATTAATGAGGCACGGGAAGGAAAAACACAGTGCAAAGGCTTCAATAACTACACGACATGATTACTGCCGTGTCACTGGACACGTGTGAAAATGTCACAGTGGAAGCGGTCGCATTCGTTAAGGATGTAATGCCGTAGAGAAACTCCTGTATGTTGaatgttcgtctttttttttcatactgagcAATGCCTGTTCTGATGATTGTTTCAAGAAATCATGCTAAAAGGCATACATTTTGTTCTGTTCAACCAGTGTTCTCCCCACGGTGGGCGGCAGTGGTTTTGCCGCCCACCTCTCAGTCCGACCGCCCGCATCTCCAACCACCCATCCACCTCTCGGGCTTAAATTTTGCTACAGTCGGGACTCGGGGGCCACTTTCTGTTGATGTGGACGCTACGAGCGCGAGGCGCCGGCTTCCACAAGTCCATTCTAGTGGACATACGGTCCTTAGGGACTATAGTGGACACAAGCGTGCTGTTCGTACACGCTCACAAACTAGAGACGCAGGCTGTACAGCTGGCGGCacgggttgttgttgttgtgactgggagaaggatggaaaaaaaattgtacgggcctgcctactggctcgagccgagccaccaccgctgccgcgTGCAGATAGAGAAGAATTAAAAGataagaggaaagagaaaaaagaaaagaaaagacgcgcgtcgcAGCAACAACCGCGCCCGCCGAAGCGGACGCTGCTGAAAAAACAGATAAGCGGCCAAAGCCGCAATCGCTGGTACGTCCGGGTATGTGACCTTCGCGCGCGCCGATGCCAATCGTGCTGCTCATGCTTACGGCGGCTTTCTTTTACTTGATTTCATTATTGTTTATGTTTCTGGAcagctgcatttttcttttcgtgcAATATTAGCATTAGCACAGCGCCTATTTGTCTTCCGCATTTACACTTTCAAAACGTTCCGTTTTTCACCACAGTGCGGCGCCACTGACCACTCTGCATTCGGACTTGGCTTTGTGCGTTCTAGCACTAGCGAGGCGTCCTTAGCCCTTAGCGTTCACATGTGAACGAAACAAACAAAGTATTTGGAGTTGTGCCGTGCGCTGAAGATGGGTCCGAAGAGAAAAGTTGGACAGCCGTCTGTGCTGTCGTTTTTTTCTCCGAAAGTGACCGAAAACGTTATTGGCGGTACCGAAGAACAACATGCACAGCCAATGGCAACCGATGTGGACATTGTTGAGCCCCCGACATCGCCCACGTCGAAGAGGCAGAAATCAAATACATATAATGATGGCAGTTCAACATCAGGCGTTGAAGCAACATGCAGTGTACCAAATACTGGCGAAGACAGCAAGCACGCATCGGTATTCAACGCATCTTTAATTATTGACCGTCCTTGGCTTTTCTATGACAACATCAAAGGTGGGATGTTTTGCAAGCTGTGCATAAAATATAATAAGAGGCCTTTCGAGAAGCCAGTGTGGAACACAGAGCCTTGCAAAAGGATCCGGCTCGAAAGTGTTAGTAAACACGAAGCGTGCCAGTCGCACCGCGACGCTATAGCCCTTGAAGCACACAGCAAAGTAGCAGTGTCGCCGCTTGAGAAATTGCAGTTGCCGGTCTCTCGCGACGCTATGAGGCACGCATTCGCATCTATGTATTACCTGTGCAAACACAGGATACCGCACACTACGAACTTCGAGCCGCTTCTCGGTCTGCTCTCGCTGCTTGGGCTTGATGTGAAAGCACAGATAACAACCGGAAAGAACGCCACGTACTGCAGCCAGAGGTCTATTCAGGAGATGGTAACCTGCCTTTCAGATGTTATTGAGGACAAAATCCTGCACGAACTTCGGCAGAGTGAGCATTATGCACTTATGTTCGACGAAACAACCGACTGCGCAACACTGGAGCAGCTTGTCATCCACTGCAGGTACATGTTCAATGGGGAATTAAAAGTGAAATTCTTGGCCATGATTGATGTGCTGCCAGTGCTGGACATCCTCCAACCACATCTTAATGATGAAAGAGCATTAGCTCTCAATGCTACCAACACTGCATGTGCCGTGGAAGGTTTTATGGCCAAGAAGGGCCTGCTCTTTGACACCCTTCGCGGAATTGGAACTGATGGTGCACCTGTTATGACAGGAAAGAAGGGTGGAGCTGTGAAGTTGTTAATTGACAAGCAAAAGGCTCTAACAGCACCCCAGAGCTTTCAAGCTGTAGGGATACACTGTGCGGCACACAAGCTCAACCTAGCAGCATGCCAGGCATCCAAAGCAGTTCCATATGTCAACAAGTTTAAAGAACTGTTGCAGCAATTGTACAACTTTTATGCATTCAGCCCAGTTCGAACAGCTGGACTGAGTGCTGTACAAAAAATTCTGGAGCACCAAGGTGGAGGAAAGATCATTGAGCCATCTACCACCCGATGGCTAGGCGTTGGAGAGTCATGCGCAGCCATCCGCAGTAATTTCTCGGCCATCATAGTCAGCCTGTCCAGGGAGGCAGAAGAACGCAATGACATCAAGGCAGCAGGACTGCTCAAGTTTGTGATGAATGTGAAGTTTGTCAGCACCCTACTGATGATGTGTGAGCTTCTCCCATCCATTGATAGGCTTTCAAAAGCACTTCAGAAGTCGACACTGCACGTGGGCATTGTGCAAGATCTCATCGAATCTTGCATAAAGACCCTGGAAGCACAGGGCAACAGTCGAACAAAGGTGAATGACTTTTGTGTTAGCCATGACGTACAGCTGACAGCCACAGAAGAATCGGAGGAATGGCTGCGGAACACCAAAACAACATTTATTAACAAGCTGGTAGAAAATATCAAAGACAGGTTCCAAGACCACCCTATACTGGCAAGTTATTCTACTGTGTTTGCCCGCAGCAACTACGAACAGATGGTGGGTGGCAATGGCATTGAAATTGCCAATGCTCTGGAGAAGCTGTGCCCCACTCTTGGCAAGTCCTATACCCAGGACATGCTTGCAGAGTGGATTGCATTTGCAAACTTCATGCTTGTGTCTGAGCACGTGCAAAAGATGCCAGCAGAAGACTTCTTGCTTTTTGTGGCACATGAACTGAAAGAGCTGTTCCCACTTATGGCGCACATAGCTGGGTCGTACCTTGTGCTCCCACCACACACAgtagactgcaagagagacttCTCAGCTTTGAAGCTTATTAAGACTCAACTGCGAAATCACCCGAAAGAGAAGTCGTTGGACTGTCTGATTCGTATCGCAT
This region of Amblyomma americanum isolate KBUSLIRL-KWMA chromosome 5, ASM5285725v1, whole genome shotgun sequence genomic DNA includes:
- the LOC144132501 gene encoding zinc finger protein 862-like codes for the protein MRHAFASMYYLCKHRIPHTTNFEPLLGLLSLLGLDVKAQITTGKNATYCSQRSIQEMVTCLSDVIEDKILHELRQSEHYALMFDETTDCATLEQLVIHCRYMFNGELKVKFLAMIDVLPVLDILQPHLNDERALALNATNTACAVEGFMAKKGLLFDTLRGIGTDGAPVMTGKKGGAVKLLIDKQKALTAPQSFQAVGIHCAAHKLNLAACQASKAVPYVNKFKELLQQLYNFYAFSPVRTAGLSAVQKILEHQGGGKIIEPSTTRWLGVGESCAAIRSNFSAIIVSLSREAEERNDIKAAGLLKFVMNVKFVSTLLMMCELLPSIDRLSKALQKSTLHVGIVQDLIESCIKTLEAQGNSRTKVNDFCVSHDVQLTATEESEEWLRNTKTTFINKLVENIKDRFQDHPILASYSTVFARSNYEQMVGGNGIEIANALEKLCPTLGKSYTQDMLAEWIAFANFMLVSEHVQKMPAEDFLLFVAHELKELFPLMAHIAGSYLVLPPHTVDCKRDFSALKLIKTQLRNHPKEKSLDCLIRIACEGPEVNSYPYDIVVEKWAKMKNRRLKV